The genomic window TACACCGTACACCGCAATGGAAATAGCGGCGGGAAAGACTGCAAGGGAAAGGGGGCTGCGCACCCCGAAGAGCAGGAGCAGGGCGAAATTGAGGGCCGCGGTGGCCAGGATGAAGCCGAGATAGTCGAGGAACAGCACGTACACGGTGATGACGGCAAGGCCGGCGAGAGCGATGAGGATCTGTCTTGGGAAAAGGTCGGAAAGGGTCCGGCCGTCGTCGTCGAATCTGCCCCGGAAGGTGAGCCAGCCGAGAAAAAGGGCGAGCCCCATGGTCATCCACGCCAGCAGCTCGGGGAAGAAGGCCGCCCCCACGTAGTCGTCCTGGATCAGGGTCTGCTGGAAGTTGGCCGCCGAATACAGGACAAAGGCGCCCAAAAGAAGGAACGCCGCCGCTATGCAGTAATTCGCTTTTTTCACTGGTCATTCTCCTCGTAATTTCTGCGGATGCACGAAAGAGGAGGGGCTGCCCGGAAGGGAGCCCCTCCCTGTTCGGAAAGGATCTGCTACTGCTGCTTTTTCACTTCCTCCACGATTTCCGTGAGGGCTTTCACGTCGTTGTCCACGAAGGTCTTGAACTCGTCTGAATTCATGAGCCGGATGCCCAGCGTCCTGCCATTCATGAAGTCGGTGAATTCCTTTTCCTGGGCGGCTTTCCGGAAAGCGTTTCCGAGAACGGCCTTTACGGCGTCAGGGGTTCCCCTGGGCAGGGCAAGCCCCCTCCAGGTTCCGGTAACGATGGGATATCCCTGCTCGGTCATGGTGGGAACATCGGGAAGCCCGGCCATGCGGACGTCGGAGGCCACGCCGAGGGGCTTCAGCTGGCCGGCGTTGATCTGGGAAATTGCTTCGCCGGGGTTGACCATGGTGAAGTCCACGTGTCCGCCCATAAGGGCGGGGATGGCCTCCGCTGCGCCGTTATAGGGAATCTGGTTGAATCTGACCTTCTGGTTCAGCTCCAGGGCGAGAAGGTAGAAGTTGGGCTTGGCGGTGCTGCCGAACTTCACCGATCCCGGCGCAGCCTTTGCCGCCTCGAGAACGTCCTTCACCGACGTGAATTTCGAGTCGGGACGGACGAGCATGATGGCGGGGTCCTCGTTGATGAGGGCGAGAAGGTCGAAGTTGTCGGGAGTGATCTGGGCGAGCCCCATCTGGGGAAGCCAGGCGATCTCCCTGGTGACCATGGTGACGGTGTATCCGTCGGCCTTGGCCATGGCGCCCTCGGTCATGCCCACGGCACCCGAACCGCCGGCCTTGTTCATGACGACCACGGGCTGGCCAAGGTGCTTTTCGGCCGAAGCCGCAAGGGCCCGTGCCACTGCGTCGGTGCCGCCGCCCGCCGCGAAGGGGACGAGAAGGCGGATGTTCTTCGCCGGGAAATCGGCCGCGAATGCGGCGCTGCCGAAGATCAGTGAAACCAGTGCCAGTACGAGTGCTGCTTTTTTCATGTGGTTCTCCTCTTTGGATGTTGGGAATGATGATGCCGCGATCATTTATTCTACCGCTCTCCTACCTGGAGAGCCAGCCGCCGTCCACGGCGACGATGTAGCCGGTCAGGTAGTCGGAAGCGGCCGACGAAAGGAATACCGCCGCCCCCTTGAGGTCGTCGGGAGTCCCCCACCTGCCTGCGGGGATCCTGGCGAGGATTTCCTTGTTCCTGACGGGATCCTTCTGGAGGGCTTCCGTATTGTCCGTGGCCATGTAGCCGGGGGCAATGGCGTTCACCTGGATCCCGTACTTCGCCAGTTCGTTGGCCAGGAGTTTCGTCAGGCCTCCCACGGCACTCTTGCTCGCCGTGTAGGAAGGAACCCGGATGCCCCCCTGGAAGGAGAGCATGGAAGCAATGTTCACTATCTTGCCGCCCCTGCCCTGCTTTTCCATCTGCCGTGCCGCCTCCTGGGAGAGGAAGAACAGGCTCTTGAGGTTCACGTTCATCACGTCGTCCCAGTCCTTCTCTGAAAACTCCAGGAAGTCCGCCCTGCGGATGATGCCCGCGTTGTTCACGAGGATGTCCAGCGACCCGAGGCCGGCCACGGTCTCCGCCACGATGTCCGGAATCCTCTCCTGGGAGGTCAGATCGGCCTCCACGTAAAGAAATTTCCTGCCGAGGGATGTCACCGCCT from Aminivibrio pyruvatiphilus includes these protein-coding regions:
- a CDS encoding tripartite tricarboxylate transporter TctB family protein, encoding MKKANYCIAAAFLLLGAFVLYSAANFQQTLIQDDYVGAAFFPELLAWMTMGLALFLGWLTFRGRFDDDGRTLSDLFPRQILIALAGLAVITVYVLFLDYLGFILATAALNFALLLLFGVRSPLSLAVFPAAISIAVYGVFYKLLVVPLPEGLFYF
- a CDS encoding tripartite tricarboxylate transporter substrate binding protein encodes the protein MKKAALVLALVSLIFGSAAFAADFPAKNIRLLVPFAAGGGTDAVARALAASAEKHLGQPVVVMNKAGGSGAVGMTEGAMAKADGYTVTMVTREIAWLPQMGLAQITPDNFDLLALINEDPAIMLVRPDSKFTSVKDVLEAAKAAPGSVKFGSTAKPNFYLLALELNQKVRFNQIPYNGAAEAIPALMGGHVDFTMVNPGEAISQINAGQLKPLGVASDVRMAGLPDVPTMTEQGYPIVTGTWRGLALPRGTPDAVKAVLGNAFRKAAQEKEFTDFMNGRTLGIRLMNSDEFKTFVDNDVKALTEIVEEVKKQQ
- the kduD gene encoding 2-dehydro-3-deoxy-D-gluconate 5-dehydrogenase KduD; the encoded protein is MILDSFRLDGKVAVVTGARKGLGFGIAEGLAEAGADIVGVGPLPMPETEKAVTSLGRKFLYVEADLTSQERIPDIVAETVAGLGSLDILVNNAGIIRRADFLEFSEKDWDDVMNVNLKSLFFLSQEAARQMEKQGRGGKIVNIASMLSFQGGIRVPSYTASKSAVGGLTKLLANELAKYGIQVNAIAPGYMATDNTEALQKDPVRNKEILARIPAGRWGTPDDLKGAAVFLSSAASDYLTGYIVAVDGGWLSR